The DNA window TACAACCTTCTAGCTTTCCCTGCGGTGTCACCCAAACGTCCTGCTGATGCCACCGCACTGTATGCCTCTTAGAGAGGTAAGTATGTAGACCCACCTGAGGAAGGACAGAAagttttattcatcattttgaatTTAGATTAAATATGACAGAGTAACTAATGCAGAGATTTGAGCAAGGTCTTTGGCTTAAAGGGAGTTTATACAAGCCAAGGCTCCTTATTTGATTTATGTTTCATTCATTGGATTCTGATTTGTAAGACGTTTTTCAACCACCTTTAAACTAAAGGTCAGGTGGATGTCTAAAGCAGCGATGGAAAAAGTCACCACAGAGTTAACGTCAATTGTGAACTCTTAAATAATTTAACGTTTCTCCTTCAAATTTAATTTCTGGCCCATAATTAAAATAACAACGCCACACACGTTTTTCTGCACTGACTTTGAATCTAATAGACCTGAAAGACTAATCAGGTTCTGCTGTCTAGGTCCAGCTTATCCAGGCGTCAATATGCCCACCTTGCTCTGCAGTGCTCTTTGATTTGTTATTTGGTGCAGTCCAATGGGGTATAGAGCCAGCTATCAATAGCTGTTTGTACGGCTGCTCGCTTTGCATGCTGGGCACAAAATCACAGAACGGCTCTTCAGGCCGTTTTTTGCTGGAATAGGATCATCAAACtcgaaaaacacaaacattttgatgacttatatttttaatgattttatcaTGGTTTAGCTGTgtctacatgttttattttgtaggttAGAATCCATCCAcctttttggttttaaaagtcaaattcatTCTGCAGTGAGTTCCAGAtttttttgatacattttcacTAATGCTTCACTTTCCTACAAATCATTTCTAGTTTTTTATGTTAAATTTTCAAAGCAGTGCCGCATTTGCGTTCATTTGGCTGTCATTAAAATGTCTGTGATACTCTCAGTTCACGCTGGCTGCTCTCTGTAGTCATGGTAGATAATGACAGTGTGCCCAGACGTCCTGAAGCACACGGCTGTATGTGAACTTGCTTACCGCCTCCTCCTTCcctttcctccttctcctccctgcacccccctcctctccccccttgattccccccacccccctctgtCCCCCAGTGTGTCTGGCTAGTGGCTCAGACACTCAGTATCCGCATTGCGTTGCAGTGCTCCAgcaaggaggggaaaaaaagagcataTATCAGCAATCTGTGCCGAGCATTGCTCTTTTCTGTAGGCACACAAAGAAACGACTCCCTGGCTCGTTGCAACTCAAGAGAAAATGCAACCTTCACAATAGAGCGGCTTGCCCGATGATATGTCATGAAATATGGgtggtttcttttatttttatttattttagtgcgcttcattattttcatctttaaaaactgaGAAGCTACTTTCCCCTGAATGTCTCCTAGATGTATTtctttacattgtgttttacTGCTTCACACCCGCATGTATTTAAAACAgctctttttatttgtaatttgtcacaacacattttaaaaatcccaGGCACATAGAGTGTAATATATATCGGGGTTTGTGTGAAAGTTGAGCTCTGTGATTTCACATTTGATGGCTCACCATGTAAAGGAGATATTCTGAGAGTTTTAGCAACAAAGGGTAGACGGATTGATATGTTATGATGAATCGTGCAGATTGCAGACAGTTGTGTTAATGAAATGTGAAAGACGAGCAGCGGTGTTGTGGTCAGAACGGCTGGAAGGTTAATCACCTTTACGCCGGCTGTGGCTTTGATCCTCACGCTGTGTTAAAAATCCACAGCCTCTCTGTGAGTTCCCttcaacccccccaccccaccccaccccccacccacacacacacacacacatgcacacatgcacacaacgGTGAACAGGGACATGcacacctcacacacatgcGCCTCCCTCCCAACACAGCGACTCTCTAGCTTCCAGATGCACGAGCGTAACAGCACaagttcaaacacacaaaatcaaatGCAGAgtaacagacacacatttagaaacacGGCATCGTGTGAACGTAGACTGCAAGACGGGCAAGACAAGACGTCACGCCTGGAAAATTGTACGGGGttagagagggggagagagagagagggagaaggggagagggagagacgaggaggagaggctgAAAATGTGAGGAAGAGCTGAGACAGAGCGGGGGGGGAGGCGGGGACAGAGATATAGAGAGTGTTCtggcaagagaagaagaaagagcgATAGCTGGAGATACTGCATGCTTGCATaagtgtctcagtgtgtgtgtgtgtgtgtgtgtgtgtgtgtgtgtgtgtgtgtgtgtgtgtgtgatgtatgtAGGTGACACAGATTTATAAGAGGAGGGGGTCAGAGATGGAGGCGTTGTTGGTGGTTGTTGGGGGTTGGGGGAAGTAGGGGTGTTGGGTGTTGGTACAGCACTAGATAATGGAATCAAtgcaatctgtgtgtgtttccactgtctgtgtgtgtatatgtgtgtgtgtgtgtgtatgtgtgtgtgtgtagcgtaCCTGCCTCATAGACACTGTCTGCCCGGACTCTAATCGCCTGGAGAATTAGTGATGTGACTTGGCAGAGGGAAACAGGCACAAAACAGAGCCAGGGACAGCGCCAGAGAGAGGgatagaagaagaggagagacaaaaaaaaaaagaaaaggggagcGAGACATGGAGGGGTAGCGAGAGGGGAAtagcttttctgtttttcaccgCCGCGTACAGCGCTCAGAGAAAGAGGAAGCCTGTGAAGATGGGGCAGGATAGGTTTTATCAAgcgttatttttttttaccactggattaattgttgctttttttttttctcccattcaAGGGAAATGGATCAATAACTCATGGaaagagtgtgtttttgttatgtatgtgtgtgtgtacctgttttATGTGCATGCACTTGTTGTATGCGTGTGCACATGGACATGAGTACAAACCCGTGTGTGTTCATTTAAGGAACATCAGGCAGAGACAAATGGTGAGTTCAGAATGACTTAAACAGGCCGGCTAACAAGCAATTTCGACCGACCACGTCCGCCGCCATCTTCCCTTCATTTGTGTCCGCCTTCATGTTCATTCTTTTCcgacattatttttttaacacaaatatatttcaccTCATCCTGCCTCTGGTTTTCATTCTCCGGTCTTTGTCTCTGGTGctttaaagagcagcagaggagctcATAAAACTGGGACAGAGGTAAATATCTCAaagcacagagacaaagaggaaacaaagagaggcAGGCTGATTTCTCACActtgcagcaaaaaaaaggcttcatgtTCTGTGTGCCTTTGTGGAGTCGCATGTTTGCCTTTATGAGCGTGCACCTGGCCACAGACAGATTGTGATACTTAAGAGACTTTTTTTCTGGGTTGCTGGCAGACGATAAAGCTGTCGTCTGCACAGACTTACATGTGATGCGAAACAGAGCTTCTCAGCTGTGCaccagtttttttcccctcatattCTTCCTGTGTCATCTGCATTGTCAGGCTTGtgtgacatttattttgtctaGGGAAGAAGAGTAAATCAGAGTTACTCCCCCAAGGCTGAGCATCTTTATCATGGGGGACAGATTGCATAATCCTATGAGATCACAGGGCCTGTAGGAATCATAAGACCACTGTATAGTCTGCGGCTGCATGCACAGCTGTCTGAATGTTTCATGCATGTACACAGGCAAAGagttggatgtgtgtgtgtgtgtgtgtgtgtgtgtgtgtgtgtgtgtgtgtgtgtgtgtgtgtgtgtgtgtgtgtttatgaactCAATGACCGCTTAGTTGGAGCTTAATACAAGTCTGTATGTTCATCCCATATGCAAATCCAATTTACACATtaatttttaagatttcttCTGGGTTTGTGTGCCCGTCTTCAAATGctttgtctgcctgtctgccagcagggggcattTTCTAAGTCTTACTGCACAGACCTGCACTGAAAACAGGCGCTGGCTATGTCAGGAGGGTCGACAGAAAAAGCTCCTCAATAATGAAAGAAATGGACAAGTAACGCTACGGGAATCGATGAATACATGTTGAAGAATGTAACTGTTACTAAACCTTTCTCCTTCTGCAGGATGTGATCCGGACTATTTGGTGCAGACGTGTCAAGACGCGAGGTCCATTTCGGGGCTTCATCCGCATCGATAAAAAACGACGGTAACCACCCAATACGACGCAGGACCTGTCTGATTTTAGAGTCCAAGTCTGTTTGAAATGATATTCAATGTTTATCAAAATAATAGTTTATATATGAAGCTTTAATGTGGACATTTACTCTCACTCCTAACTCGCTTATTTTACAGGTCTACCTGACATACGTCACAGAAAGATGTTGTGTAGAATGTCATGGATTGCGGtaatatttaacatatttttgaGTATTTAAATGTGGAAGAGTCTGACTGAACAGCCTCCCATCAGATGAGCAGTGTCTATCAGTGTGCTTCATTGTCCCTGAGACCCTTAACCTGTGATTATATAAAGGTCACAGGTGAGGTCCTTGGGAACAAAGTCGTATGCAGCTGCATCTAGAGGCCACAACAGATTCTGCGATCAAACAAAAAGAAgccaaatcaatcaatcacaacacacattttctctccttttttaaaacaataagtaAATCACATATTTGTCACAAGTCAAAGTGGACTAGAAGGTGTTTTTTGGACCGCATGAACTCAGAAAATTCCCCCAAACTTTCCGGACCTGACAGGAAGccaaggaaagaaaagaggcCTTGCTTCTGTAGAGGGGGCAGAGCCTTTTGGACGGCTTTGTGTgctaaacatttaacacagttCAATAAAAAGACAGCCAAGGTTCATGACCCCGACATATGATTCAAATGGGATTTTTAAATCAGTTCACAGACACTGAAAGTTACAGGACCCAAGTGACATGAAACACACCTTGATGCCTCTTCACGTGCGTAAATGTGACTAACAGCAACTGAAAAAGATTTGATTAGCCTTgataaaatatttctttttcattgggCTGCATCTTCTTTTCTGAACTTATAGAataattatgaataaaatgtcaaaagataAAATAGTCCTGTTATTTTGTTCCACTGACAACCCttatacaaaaacacattttgtgtgatatatgattaaaaaaagaaaagccccAATCTTCACAATATAGATGCTGAAAACACATCATATTTGAAAATAAACGTACAGTATTAATCGTCAGAAAAAATGCTGGTTGTTGATCTGTGTTCAtaaattgttttcatttggatGAATAATGTACGTGTTGTTCTGGACGGACCCAAAATATgacaataaaatgtcaaaatggtCAAAAAACGGTTGTGTTTCTTTGGGTATATTCTATTTAGATGTAGTTACTTAGAAGGACACCTTTCATTagagtgtgatttttttattttatgaggAGTGAATATTTCTGTGCACCAACTCTGAGACATTgattttaatgtgaaataaatgtggTAAAGATCAACACAATAATAAACATGGAACTTCTTCACTATTGAGTTGTACTTCTGAGCAGAGCTTGTTTCAGGTGCATTAAAAGCATGACATGGTGattctctgtctgactctcgATGTGTCTGTCGCTCGGCCAGGGCGTCTCGGTGCTCCCTGGCTCTCGGCCGCGCCGTGTGTTTGTGCATCCCAGGACAGTTGACATTGATTGTGCAGgagacagactgagacacatTAGTACCCAGCTCGCTCCTGCCgctgaaaaacacattaactgGCTGCATTGGGAGCCCTGTCTGGTAACCATGGcaaagcacacagagagagggggtggggggggtttaGACGGGGCAGTGGGTTCAGCAAGCAGTCTCTCGGGTTGTCTTTCTCAAAcgctcctttcctttcctccgGCCATGTCTGTCAttctctttcagtctctctctctctttgaattGACagcctctcgctctctctctctgtcttacaCTTATAAATGCAATttgcatttgtctttttcttcccttgcattcttcttcttattGATCCTGACCTCAGCAATCTAACCTTACCTCTTACTCCCCGCCCTTATCCAACTATCCTGTGCAACGTTTTCTGCCTCTGCCTTTATTTCTTGCACGTCTTTTCTTCCTTGTCAATAAGGAATTCCTCTGCAGAgcaaaaaaagtgttaataaaTCATCTCTTACTGATGAAGTAGGACGGATCAGcttttttaatattatattgcTCAAAGTTAACATTTCTTACAACCAATCACACCCTTGTAGGGCTCATGTTTTGTGAAAACTTAGATTATTCTACCGAGCAGGTTTTGTACATTTGTGGATGGAAATAGCTTCTGCTCTTACTTGGACTTTGTGCTAATGTACAAATCAAAGATTCATGTAGTTCAAGCATTCTCATGTGAAAGGTCTCTTGATACTTCCTGTTTTgcttttgaaatataaaataaactacTCGAGCTACATCACTGTTCCTAAAATGAAGTCACTGTGGCCTCTAGTGGAAATAACAAGAGCATGTTGAACAGTGTATCGGTAGAAGAAGCAGAGAATACAGGACCAAAGAGACtcaatattgttatttattaagTCTATTGGAGGACTTATGAACCAAACTTGTTTatgcttatttttttcttcgATAAAAACCATGGTTTAGTTAATCATTTATCAACTATGGTATCAACCATACTTTGGCTGAAGTTAATAAACGCACAATCGACATATTAACATTTGATCTACGTCTATAGTAAAAATTAgaataatgtatttataaagcgctttcATTCACAGTACTGTGCATGGttcataaaaaagacaattaaacAATTAACTTCActacacttttatttaaaaataaataaaaaaggacgCAAAATCTTACTAAATATCTGAAGTAACTTTTACAACACCAGGGGTAAAATGTAATACAATATCAGAGTTTGATTAAATGGACATTTAAAAATAGGATTACCATCCAGACCGCCATAAATAGTGAAAACAAAGTTTATTCAACAAAAGCGAGCAGACAATGAACAGAGACAACATGTGTAAATTAATATCTATGTACTCTGGTCCAACAGTTGTGTTGAGCCCTGCCAAATATACTAGACGtgtttttgtaggccaacccggaaatAGCATTCTCCTAtgggattttggatcattgcagaaaataatctgtgttaaacgcacgtttctgaagcgtaggcgttttgttcagcaggataatttTCACAGATGAACAtaatttttatgatgtttgaagcgttaatgcggccgacagaagtcaAAAGCTAAcattatgctacaagctaactacaacacggtcggatgattgtgacgtcactagcgttatgcttcagacgatctcagataaactaatccacgtagcttaataaatagtttactaacataatattcaccttaacctaaagattaaacctacaggagacatctccgactagtgagagagttcccgtcctctgtgtccggcgtgatgacgtttaatgtccccgacaaccactgtagtcacatttagccacttgttagcaaccgtctttttaaagacgcgtaaaaacttccaaattcacaagtgggggtattaccaaacgtagtttatgtggtctaacaaaacaccaacatctcttcagcttgtgttaaccacagacccaTTCAAAGTCccttctgcttcttctctggGATATTCAAAATCCTCATTGAGTTTCGCggtcaaatgctaacttacttccgggttttaggactaTTTCCTGTGGCGCGCGTAGCAGGCGGAACCTATAAATTTAGGTAGCAGTTTCTATCAGAGCCTCCTAAATCTCACGGACACCCGGAAGTGGTCGAAATTTAAACCGCCATCACAGCAACAATAAGAGGGCATTTTCTCACAGCGACGTGATTCTTTGATCAACAATATGCGAGCATCCGGGTAACAGCGCTCTAAAGGCTTATTTGAGgtaaacagagaaatgtgttcATTGCAGTATTTATTTGCTCCTCGCCGATAGATTCTCTTTTCAGCGCCAATTGATTTCGGAGCTGTCTATTACCTGGAAAACAACATGGTTCATAGTCAGTCAATTCTTTAGACATTTTATATTATCTTATTGTtactaaaaaaaagatgtgttttaatttattgtatgtgtgtgtcaaaaTATGCTGctaagggatttaaaaaaaatatcatttgtTTGTATCGATATTTATCGGACACATGGTGTTGTTCATCCAGCTCAGCAGAATTTAAATCCAGAAAATAGACAAAGCCATGCAATACCCGCCAATACCTTAATTATAATAAACAcgtaaaaaacaatgaaaataataaaattatgACCAATATTGTatcaagaaatgtttttgtaaatgcttAAGGAATGAATGCTCAGATATTTAACAAAGTTTAAAACggttttattgctttttaagATTGTTTGGTCATTAATCAGAGGATAtaactgtaaacacatttaatttagaCATGCATAATGATCACATAATGTCCGGACAATAAGTAACATTTGTTATAATTATAAATGCAACACATTAAGTTTCTTTTACACGTGGCTATTTAGATGTATTCACGTATTTGAGAtgccatttttatttaaattatatgATTTAGTGACTGGTTAttaatatcttctttttttttgttgttaaaatcaGGATTTAAACTAACAGTTCAATTAGTTATCattaaatctataaaaaaaaacaaaaaacatggatttatttttgggcttttgtgccacAATTTAAGAGGCAGTATAGAGAAGGAATTTAGAGAGTGATTGAGCCTCAATCTTTTTTATAataaactttttagaagctcacacaagacatcaccaacaaatgtgttttgaacTGTTTATTACATCGTTGCAGATTAATCTACACTAACTAAATTATCTTTCTACATTTTTTAGCTCTCTTTTAAACTGTCACTTTGGAAAACATTAATTTAGCTCCTCTGGTTATTTCACAGAAGCAGTCAAATTGGGTACAGTATGGAAGAAGAAATAATCAGTGATGTGACGGAAAAAGGAGATGCTGGGAGCAATGAGGAAGAGTCTGGATTGAAGGAGGCTGACGTCGAGGGGCTTAAAGTGGAGGAGGCCGAAGCAGGGGATCCTGAGGCTAAAGAGGCTGAGACTGAGGAGCCTAAACCTGAGGAGGCCGACGCGGAGGAGCCTGAAGCAGGGGATCCTGATACTAAAGAGGCTGAGACTGAGGAGCCTGAAGCAGGGGATCCTGATACTAAAGAGGCTGAGACTGAGGAGCCTGAAGCAGGGGATCCTGAGACTAAAGAGACTGAGGAGCCTGAAGTGGAAGAGGCCGGAGAAGAATTGTCAAACACGCGCCCTGCTAAAAGAGGGAAGGGGAAGTCACAGGGGTCAAAGAAGCTGAAGGTTAGTGTTACAGATGTTAACCTAACAAACCTGGTGTCAGGCATTTCCAACGGTGGGTCCCCACAGCCAAAGAGGGGTAGAGGACGCCCAAGAATCTCAGACaccaaacaaacagagctgcaAGAATCAGAAGCTGACCAGACTGATGATCCTGTTACAACTCCTAAGAGTCCAGAGAAAGGGTCCACAAATACGACGAGTAATGGGGACAGTGCTGTTGCAGACAGTTCCCCTAAGAAAAGAGGCAGGCCAAAAAAGGCCGTTAGCACTGAGACCACTGCTGGTGAAGTCTTACCCAATGGTGGCTCTAATGTGCCAAAAAAAGGAAGGGGTCGTCCTAAAGGAACCTTTAAACGCAAATCAGAAAGTTTAATGGAATATGAAAAGAATGAAGGGAGTTCTGAAGAACCCAGAAAAAGGGGACGACCAAAAGGCTCTACTAGCAAGAAGCCCAGACTGGAGGAAGAGgctgaaggaggtgaggaggaggggaatgACAGCGATTGTTCAACAAAGGGATTGTCTAATGGCAGCTTAAACACACCTACCAGAGGGAGGGGAAGGCCAAGAAAAATAGTTCCGGAGAGTGTCGATCAACCGGTGAAGAGGGGAAGGGGTCGACCTCTAGGCACTTTAAACAAGAAAAAGCATGGCAAGGTGGGCCGGCCTCCAAAACTTCAACTCCTTACTCCTTCACGCAAACCTAAACGGGGTAGACCTAGAAACGGACCAGTGAAAAGAGGACGGCCCAGGAAGTACCCTACACCGTCACCCGAAGAGCTGAAAAAGCCAAAAGTGTGGAAGGCGCTGGGAAGGCCGAGAAAATACCC is part of the Labrus mixtus chromosome 16, fLabMix1.1, whole genome shotgun sequence genome and encodes:
- the LOC132990766 gene encoding uncharacterized protein LOC132990766 is translated as MEEEIISDVTEKGDAGSNEEESGLKEADVEGLKVEEAEAGDPEAKEAETEEPKPEEADAEEPEAGDPDTKEAETEEPEVEEAGEELSNTRPAKRGKGKSQGSKKLKVSVTDVNLTNLVSGISNGGSPQPKRGRGRPRISDTKQTELQESEADQTDDPVTTPKSPEKGSTNTTSNGDSAVADSSPKKRGRPKKAVSTETTAGEVLPNGGSNVPKKGRGRPKGTFKRKSESLMEYEKNEGSSEEPRKRGRPKGSTSKKPRLEEEAEGGEEEGNDSDCSTKGLSNGSLNTPTRGRGRPRKIVPESVDQPVKRGRGRPLGTLNKKKHGKVGRPPKLQLLTPSRKPKRGRPRNGPVKRGRPRKYPTPSPEELKKPKVWKALGRPRKYPREDPPEESPLKMSPKKSRGRPRKSESKKGAHFRIKSPATASTARTPKDETPRKRGRPPSSAKSEAGTPKKRGRPKAVLDSELPNLSIETDSTAVEEKEMNENLGLSAIGDSESEVVTQKKRGRPKGAIKTNKIINDTALDSELPKLSMETTDSTAVEEKETSAIGDSSNTESEVVTLKKRGRPKGPAKKKIFRGKTKLDNEPPIVSVDATDSAAVEEQEVESSTEGNIDPPTTPPTPGKPNDETPRKRGRPPSSVKRQLTAGKKRGRPKIASEMQLDPHSAGDASAAGENEDGAEEMLVDQNTGFEVSNQSS